A window from Vicinamibacteria bacterium encodes these proteins:
- the hpt gene encoding hypoxanthine phosphoribosyltransferase has translation MKTGDPEILISEADLKARVEEIARRISADYADTPELYLIGVLRGAFIFLADLSRRLTVPRRVDFIAISSYEDESTTGGAVRLVMDVRTPIEGQHVLIVEDIVDTGYTLEYLRQTLRARRPASLKTCALLQKPDRLQVPSEVDYLGFTIPDRWVVGYGLDYADQFRTLPYIGVVEPT, from the coding sequence GTGAAAACCGGGGACCCAGAAATCCTCATCAGCGAGGCCGACCTCAAGGCTCGCGTCGAGGAGATCGCCCGGCGCATCAGCGCCGATTATGCCGACACGCCCGAGCTCTATCTCATCGGCGTCCTTCGTGGTGCGTTCATCTTTCTCGCCGACCTGTCGCGACGGCTGACGGTTCCGCGGCGCGTCGATTTCATCGCGATCTCGAGCTACGAGGACGAGTCCACGACCGGAGGCGCGGTCCGGCTCGTAATGGACGTCCGCACACCCATCGAGGGCCAGCACGTCCTCATCGTCGAGGACATCGTGGATACGGGCTACACCCTGGAGTATCTACGGCAGACTCTCCGCGCGAGAAGGCCCGCATCCCTCAAGACCTGCGCCCTGCTTCAGAAACCCGACCGCCTTCAGGTACCGAGCGAGGTCGACTACCTCGGCTTCACCATCCCCGACCGATGGGTGGTGGGATACGGGCTCGATTACGCCGACCAATTCCGCACTTTGCCTTACATCGGCGTGGTCGAGCCGACCTGA
- a CDS encoding gamma-glutamyltransferase, which translates to MSTVRLLLTVVFATSLVTAASPERPFWRPVVMGTQGMVAAEHPLEAMAGMKVLEAGGNAIDAAVAVFYMTGVVEQHQAGIGGDGFLLAYLAEEDRVVFVNGTGPAPAA; encoded by the coding sequence ATGAGCACGGTCCGACTTCTCCTGACTGTGGTGTTCGCGACGTCTCTCGTAACAGCGGCTTCCCCCGAACGGCCCTTTTGGCGCCCGGTGGTCATGGGGACACAGGGCATGGTGGCCGCCGAGCACCCGCTCGAAGCAATGGCGGGCATGAAGGTTCTGGAAGCGGGCGGCAACGCCATCGACGCTGCTGTCGCCGTCTTCTACATGACGGGCGTCGTCGAGCAGCACCAGGCTGGCATTGGAGGAGATGGATTCCTTCTCGCCTATTTGGCCGAAGAAGACCGGGTCGTCTTCGTCAACGGGACGGGGCCCGCTCCGGCAGCC
- a CDS encoding type II toxin-antitoxin system VapC family toxin: MKVLIDTSIYVGAVRSAEERSRFQATFFPLIPITYLSAVVAYELYVNARDRTTRRLVERFTKPMERTGRVASPLFTDWIAAARIVSTIQEEDRAFKSKLPRLLNDILIALSARRIGATLFTHNAQDFRLISRHLDYSLSVVE; encoded by the coding sequence ATGAAGGTCCTCATCGACACCAGCATTTATGTCGGCGCCGTCCGCTCTGCGGAAGAGAGATCTCGCTTTCAGGCGACTTTTTTCCCGCTCATTCCCATCACGTATCTGTCCGCCGTCGTGGCGTACGAGCTATACGTGAACGCGCGTGACCGCACAACCCGGCGACTCGTGGAGCGGTTCACCAAGCCCATGGAGCGGACCGGACGCGTCGCCTCACCCTTGTTCACGGATTGGATCGCGGCAGCGCGGATCGTCTCCACGATTCAGGAGGAAGACCGAGCATTCAAGAGCAAGCTTCCAAGGTTGCTCAACGATATCTTGATTGCCCTCTCGGCTCGACGGATCGGAGCAACTCTCTTTACCCACAATGCGCAGGACTTCCGGCTCATCTCGCGACACCTCGATTACTCACTCAGTGTCGTCGAGTGA
- a CDS encoding DCC1-like thiol-disulfide oxidoreductase family protein, which produces MPATHNGRRRNVVLFDGVCVLCDRSMRFLLAKDDGEVLSFAPLQGETARQILARHPKADRSLATVLYAREVDTENEMVYERSDAALMILRDLGGIWRALSWLRWIPRAIRDGIYGVIARNRYRWFGKLDACQLPGSDESHRFLD; this is translated from the coding sequence TTGCCAGCGACGCACAACGGCCGTCGACGCAACGTGGTGCTCTTCGATGGAGTCTGCGTTCTCTGCGACCGGTCGATGCGATTCCTCCTGGCCAAGGACGATGGCGAAGTCTTGAGCTTCGCTCCCCTTCAAGGGGAGACGGCCCGCCAGATACTGGCTCGACACCCGAAGGCCGATCGCTCACTCGCAACCGTCCTCTATGCACGAGAGGTCGACACCGAAAACGAAATGGTCTACGAGAGGTCCGACGCCGCTCTGATGATTCTTCGAGACCTCGGGGGAATCTGGCGTGCCCTGTCTTGGCTCAGGTGGATCCCGAGAGCGATCCGGGACGGCATTTATGGCGTCATCGCGCGAAACCGCTACCGGTGGTTCGGGAAACTCGACGCCTGCCAGCTTCCGGGATCTGACGAATCGCACCGCTTCCTCGACTGA
- a CDS encoding ABC transporter permease, giving the protein MASELQRQLNMTGLWQDIRFGARSLLRNHGLSAAVLATLALGIALSTSLFSVVNGVLLRPLPYPDSAGLVQVWETRPQLGRERNPVSPADFFDWASLNEVFESMAAYVPRSVGVSGEGEPIQVEGAAVSADFFRVLGAPAAYGRLFDERDDEPGAPPVVVLDDGIFRRLFGSDSSAVGRTLVVDGIPRRVVGVLSPSLSFPRSATELWIPLGLDRAERQVRALHTLRVIARLRPGVSLLEAGERMEALAATLEKEHAVNRGHGASVRSLKDELVGDVRPALRILSVAVALLLIVACTNVANLLLARATGRSREMALRVSLGARRTRLVRQLLTESLLLALGGGLMGTLLAVWSIDALRGLPPTVLPRAGEIGLDGAVMAFTLVTSLSSGVFFGIAPALQGSSQAAPMSNLTARGFLPRGRRLRQALVVTQVAVALILATGSALLARSVVRLLDVEPGFHHESLLTAGVSLPEARYPSPESRAIFFRELQDRLSASPDVISAATVTALPLQGPSGGRYFFIVGDPPRPPGQGLNANFNLVSPDYFQTMGIPLLRGRDFTVADGIEASPVAIVNQAMADRFWPGRDPLGARIGVGQEPHRTVVGVVGNVRQSGLDQKPEPEMFWPQLQNPYHLAVIVTRTAGEPLAALPVLRETVRAIDREMVLARISTGEEIVSGSVDSRKLPLGLFTLFAGLTVLLAAVGLGGVLSYAVSLRTRELGLRLALGAERRSVMSLVLRDGLILAGSGIALGAVACVFLAGFLSHLLYGMSPRDPSTLSGVALLLGGVSVLAAYIPARRATKVDPVVALQHE; this is encoded by the coding sequence ATGGCATCGGAGTTGCAGCGACAGCTGAATATGACCGGGCTCTGGCAAGACATTCGATTCGGCGCCCGGTCGCTGCTCCGAAACCACGGCCTCTCGGCTGCCGTCCTCGCCACGCTCGCGCTCGGGATCGCACTTTCGACCTCGCTTTTTTCCGTCGTCAATGGCGTGCTCCTGCGCCCTCTGCCGTACCCGGATTCGGCTGGTCTCGTTCAGGTCTGGGAGACACGTCCCCAGCTCGGCCGCGAACGAAATCCCGTCTCACCCGCCGATTTCTTCGATTGGGCTTCCCTCAACGAGGTCTTCGAGTCGATGGCGGCCTACGTCCCGAGAAGCGTTGGGGTGAGTGGCGAAGGGGAACCGATCCAGGTGGAAGGCGCCGCGGTATCGGCGGACTTCTTCAGGGTCTTGGGCGCTCCCGCGGCTTACGGTCGGCTCTTCGACGAGCGGGACGACGAGCCCGGAGCCCCTCCGGTCGTAGTGCTCGACGATGGAATCTTTCGTCGACTCTTCGGCTCCGATTCTTCCGCCGTGGGGCGCACGCTCGTCGTCGACGGGATTCCGCGCCGTGTGGTAGGAGTTCTCTCTCCCTCCCTCTCCTTTCCTCGTTCAGCGACGGAGCTCTGGATTCCCCTTGGGCTCGACCGAGCAGAACGCCAGGTGCGTGCGCTCCACACTCTCCGGGTCATCGCCCGTTTGCGTCCCGGCGTCTCCCTGCTCGAAGCGGGAGAGCGAATGGAAGCGCTTGCGGCAACGCTCGAAAAGGAGCACGCCGTCAACCGCGGTCACGGCGCGAGCGTCCGTTCGCTCAAGGACGAGTTGGTGGGAGACGTCCGGCCCGCTTTGCGAATCCTCTCGGTTGCAGTGGCCCTGCTTCTGATCGTTGCCTGCACGAACGTAGCCAACCTTCTGCTCGCCAGGGCCACCGGGCGGAGCCGAGAGATGGCCCTTCGAGTGTCGCTCGGTGCCCGGCGCACGAGGCTCGTTCGACAGCTCCTCACCGAGAGCCTACTCCTCGCGCTGGGAGGCGGTCTCATGGGAACGCTCCTGGCGGTGTGGAGCATCGACGCTTTGCGCGGACTTCCACCCACGGTCCTTCCACGCGCGGGAGAGATCGGTCTCGACGGAGCGGTCATGGCCTTCACGCTCGTCACGTCGCTCTCGAGCGGAGTCTTCTTCGGGATCGCGCCGGCTCTCCAGGGCTCGTCGCAGGCAGCGCCGATGTCGAATCTGACCGCAAGGGGCTTCTTGCCCCGAGGCCGCCGGCTTCGTCAGGCGCTCGTTGTAACCCAGGTGGCCGTCGCGCTCATCCTCGCAACGGGCTCGGCGCTCCTGGCACGCAGCGTCGTTCGCCTCCTCGACGTCGAGCCCGGCTTCCATCACGAGAGCCTTCTGACCGCAGGCGTCTCTCTTCCGGAGGCCCGCTATCCGAGCCCCGAGTCGCGTGCCATCTTTTTCCGCGAGCTCCAGGATCGCCTTTCCGCCTCTCCCGATGTCATTTCTGCGGCGACGGTGACCGCTCTTCCACTTCAAGGTCCGTCGGGGGGCCGGTACTTCTTCATCGTCGGCGATCCTCCACGCCCGCCGGGTCAGGGACTGAACGCGAATTTCAACCTCGTGAGCCCGGACTACTTCCAAACCATGGGTATTCCGCTGCTTCGCGGCCGGGACTTCACCGTTGCCGACGGGATCGAAGCATCCCCGGTCGCGATCGTGAACCAGGCCATGGCCGACCGCTTCTGGCCAGGACGGGATCCTCTCGGGGCGCGCATTGGTGTGGGACAGGAACCGCATCGAACCGTCGTCGGCGTGGTCGGAAACGTGAGACAGAGCGGCCTGGATCAGAAGCCCGAGCCGGAAATGTTCTGGCCTCAGCTGCAGAACCCGTATCACCTCGCCGTCATCGTGACACGAACGGCCGGCGAACCTCTCGCCGCGCTTCCCGTGCTTCGGGAAACCGTGCGAGCCATCGATCGGGAGATGGTCCTCGCTCGAATCTCGACGGGCGAGGAGATCGTCTCCGGCTCAGTGGACTCGCGAAAACTGCCCCTCGGGCTCTTCACCCTCTTCGCCGGCCTCACCGTTCTGCTCGCCGCCGTCGGACTGGGGGGCGTTCTCTCCTATGCGGTCAGCCTGCGCACGAGAGAGCTCGGGCTCCGGCTCGCACTCGGAGCGGAGAGGCGGAGCGTGATGAGCCTCGTCCTGCGCGATGGTCTCATACTCGCGGGGTCGGGGATTGCACTCGGCGCTGTCGCGTGCGTTTTTCTGGCCGGATTTCTGTCCCACCTCCTTTACGGAATGAGCCCTAGGGATCCCAGCACGCTGTCCGGGGTTGCGCTCCTTCTCGGCGGAGTGAGCGTCCTCGCCGCCTATATACCGGCACGACGGGCGACGAAGGTAGATCCCGTGGTGGCGCTCCAGCACGAATGA
- a CDS encoding MTH1187 family thiamine-binding protein, producing the protein MKVIADLCIVPLGVGTSVSKYIAACQRVLSGPGLEIRMHAYGTNIEGEWDAVFDAIKRCHEVVHEMGAPRIHTNIKCGTRTDREQTMAEKIESVRAKLSDGG; encoded by the coding sequence ATGAAAGTCATAGCCGATCTCTGCATCGTGCCCCTGGGGGTGGGAACTTCGGTCTCCAAGTACATTGCCGCATGTCAGCGGGTGCTGAGCGGGCCCGGGCTCGAGATTCGCATGCACGCTTACGGCACGAACATCGAGGGCGAATGGGACGCCGTCTTCGACGCTATCAAGCGATGCCACGAGGTGGTCCACGAGATGGGCGCCCCGCGCATCCACACGAACATCAAATGCGGCACGAGAACGGACCGGGAGCAGACCATGGCGGAGAAGATCGAAAGCGTTCGCGCGAAGCTTTCGGATGGGGGCTAG